One region of Kytococcus sedentarius DSM 20547 genomic DNA includes:
- a CDS encoding NAD(P)H-quinone dehydrogenase, with the protein MLDNAPEVIIIGGGPGGYEAALTAAAAGAQVTLVEDTGVGGASVLTDCVPSKALIATAEFRQRFEYADRMGVEFSEDDGNPTTKDPVRHGVEAHIDLAAANRRVMELAAAQSSDIASSLSEAGVTVIEGRGRLLGRDYVEVERADGSREPLRADTVLLATGASPRVLPTARPDGERILTWQQVWELTELPSKVVVVGSGVTGAELAHAYLGLGCEVVLVSSRDRVLPGEDAEAAEVLETVFRERGMQVMNGARADTVERQGDEVLVTLTDGRTVTGSHCIMAVGSVPNTEDLGLAEAGVQTSESGHILVDKVSRTSARGIYAAGDCTAVLPLASVAAMQGRIAMSHALGDAVAPLRLGGVSSNIFTDPEIATVGFGAKEQREGAVGVNEIMLPLSANPRAKMRNLRHGFVKLFTTQGSDVIVGGVVVAPQASELIYPVALAVQNRLTVDQLTSTSTVYPSMSGTIAEAARRLHSRDVD; encoded by the coding sequence ATGCTCGACAACGCTCCTGAGGTCATCATCATCGGCGGCGGCCCCGGTGGCTACGAGGCCGCTCTCACCGCCGCCGCGGCCGGCGCGCAGGTCACCCTGGTGGAGGACACCGGCGTGGGCGGCGCCTCGGTGCTCACCGACTGCGTGCCCTCGAAGGCCCTCATCGCGACGGCGGAGTTCCGGCAGCGCTTCGAGTACGCCGACCGGATGGGGGTGGAGTTCTCCGAGGACGACGGGAACCCCACCACCAAGGACCCGGTGCGGCACGGCGTGGAGGCCCACATCGACCTCGCAGCGGCCAACCGGCGCGTCATGGAGCTCGCGGCGGCCCAGTCCTCGGACATCGCGAGCTCCCTGAGCGAGGCGGGCGTCACCGTCATCGAGGGGCGGGGTCGGCTGCTGGGGCGGGACTACGTGGAGGTCGAGCGCGCCGACGGCTCGCGCGAGCCGCTGCGGGCCGACACGGTGCTGCTGGCCACCGGGGCGTCCCCGCGCGTGCTGCCCACGGCTCGGCCGGACGGCGAGCGCATCCTCACCTGGCAGCAGGTGTGGGAGCTCACCGAGCTGCCCAGCAAGGTCGTGGTGGTCGGTTCCGGTGTCACCGGTGCCGAGCTCGCGCACGCCTACCTCGGGCTGGGGTGCGAGGTCGTGCTGGTCTCCTCCCGCGACCGCGTCCTGCCGGGGGAGGACGCCGAGGCCGCCGAGGTGTTGGAGACCGTCTTCCGCGAGCGCGGCATGCAGGTGATGAACGGTGCCCGCGCCGACACCGTGGAGCGCCAGGGGGACGAGGTGCTGGTGACGCTCACCGACGGGCGCACCGTCACCGGCTCGCACTGCATCATGGCCGTCGGCTCGGTGCCGAACACCGAAGATCTGGGTCTGGCGGAGGCCGGGGTACAGACCTCGGAGTCCGGCCACATCCTGGTGGACAAGGTCTCCCGCACCTCTGCCCGTGGCATCTACGCCGCCGGTGACTGCACCGCCGTCCTGCCGCTGGCCTCGGTGGCCGCGATGCAGGGGCGCATCGCCATGAGCCACGCCCTCGGTGATGCGGTGGCCCCGCTGCGCCTGGGCGGCGTGAGCTCCAACATCTTCACCGACCCCGAGATCGCGACCGTGGGCTTCGGCGCCAAGGAGCAGCGCGAGGGTGCGGTGGGCGTCAACGAGATCATGCTGCCGCTGTCGGCCAACCCGCGGGCGAAGATGCGCAACCTGCGCCACGGCTTTGTGAAGCTGTTCACCACCCAGGGGTCGGACGTCATCGTCGGGGGAGTGGTCGTGGCCCCGCAGGCCTCGGAGCTCATCTACCCGGTGGCGCTGGCCGTGCAGAACCGCCTGACTGTGGACCAGCTCACCAGCACCTCCACGGTGTACCCCTCGATGTCGGGGACCATCGCCGAGGCCGCACGTCGCCTGCACTCGCGCGACGTGGACTGA
- a CDS encoding acetyl/propionyl/methylcrotonyl-CoA carboxylase subunit alpha yields the protein MAPVTSVLIANRGEIAVRIARACADAGIRSIAVYADADRDALHTKVADEAYSIGGNTPGESYLVVEKLLQVAKEAGADAVHPGYGFLSENADFAQAVMDAGLTWIGPPPSAIDSLGDKVKARHIADAANAPLVPGTKDPVESADEVLAFADEHGLPVAIKAAYGGGGRGLKVARTREEIPELYDSAVREAVAAFGRGECFVERFLDSPRHVETQCLADQHGNVVVVSTRDCSLQRRNQKLVEEAPAPFVTPEQDAELRRASKDILKAAGYVGAGTCEYLIGTDGTISFLEVNTRLQVEHPVTEEVTGIDLVREQFRIAAGEELGYDDPEVRGHSIEFRINSEDAGLNFMPSPGTASTFRPPLGPGVRVDSGMVEGDAVAGAFDSMLAKLIVTGRTRTEAIERSRRALDEFVVDGMPTVLPFHRAVVRDEAFAPSDPDQAFSVHTRWIETEFDNTIEPYAGQTAEAEEKAPRQEILVEVNGRRMAVSLPGDLALGGGGAAGGGARKKAPKRSRGGGGAAAASGDAVTAPMQGTIVKVAVEEGATVAEGDQVVVLEAMKMEQPIKAHKAGVVTGLKAAVGETVNNGGVICEIKDAPAE from the coding sequence ATGGCTCCTGTGACCTCCGTGCTGATCGCCAACCGTGGCGAGATCGCCGTCCGTATCGCCCGCGCCTGCGCTGACGCGGGCATCCGTTCCATCGCCGTCTACGCCGACGCCGACCGCGACGCCCTCCACACCAAGGTGGCCGACGAGGCCTACTCGATCGGGGGCAACACCCCCGGCGAGTCCTACCTGGTGGTGGAGAAGCTCCTCCAGGTGGCCAAGGAGGCCGGCGCCGACGCCGTGCACCCCGGCTACGGCTTCCTCTCGGAGAACGCCGACTTCGCCCAGGCCGTCATGGACGCCGGGCTCACCTGGATCGGCCCGCCGCCGTCCGCCATCGACTCCCTCGGCGACAAGGTCAAGGCCCGCCACATTGCCGATGCGGCGAACGCGCCCCTGGTGCCGGGCACCAAGGACCCGGTCGAGTCCGCCGACGAGGTGCTCGCCTTCGCCGACGAGCACGGCCTGCCGGTCGCCATCAAGGCGGCCTACGGCGGTGGCGGCCGCGGCCTGAAGGTCGCCCGCACCCGCGAGGAGATCCCTGAGCTGTACGACTCGGCGGTCCGCGAGGCCGTCGCCGCCTTCGGGCGCGGCGAGTGCTTCGTCGAGCGCTTCCTCGACTCCCCGCGCCACGTCGAGACCCAGTGCCTGGCCGACCAGCACGGCAACGTCGTGGTGGTCTCCACCCGTGACTGCTCGCTGCAGCGCCGCAACCAGAAGCTCGTGGAGGAGGCCCCGGCCCCCTTCGTGACCCCGGAGCAGGACGCCGAGCTGCGCCGCGCCTCCAAGGACATCCTCAAGGCCGCCGGCTACGTGGGCGCCGGCACCTGCGAGTACCTCATCGGCACCGACGGCACCATCAGCTTCCTCGAGGTCAACACCCGCCTGCAGGTGGAGCACCCCGTGACCGAGGAGGTCACCGGCATCGACCTGGTGCGCGAGCAGTTCCGCATCGCCGCCGGCGAGGAGCTGGGCTACGACGACCCCGAGGTGCGCGGTCACTCCATCGAGTTCCGCATCAACTCCGAGGACGCGGGCCTGAACTTCATGCCGTCGCCCGGCACCGCCTCCACCTTCCGTCCCCCGCTGGGCCCCGGCGTCCGCGTGGACTCCGGCATGGTGGAGGGCGATGCGGTGGCCGGCGCCTTCGACTCGATGCTCGCGAAGCTGATCGTCACCGGCCGCACCCGCACCGAGGCCATCGAGCGCTCCCGCCGCGCGCTGGACGAGTTCGTCGTCGACGGCATGCCCACCGTGCTGCCCTTCCACCGTGCCGTGGTGCGCGACGAGGCCTTCGCCCCGTCCGACCCCGACCAGGCCTTCAGCGTGCACACCCGCTGGATCGAGACCGAGTTCGACAACACCATCGAGCCCTACGCCGGCCAGACCGCCGAGGCCGAGGAGAAGGCCCCGCGCCAGGAGATCCTGGTCGAGGTCAACGGCCGCCGCATGGCCGTCAGTCTGCCGGGCGACCTCGCGCTCGGGGGCGGTGGTGCCGCTGGTGGCGGTGCACGCAAGAAGGCCCCGAAGCGCTCCCGCGGTGGTGGCGGCGCGGCCGCGGCCTCCGGCGACGCGGTGACCGCCCCCATGCAGGGCACCATCGTGAAGGTGGCCGTCGAGGAGGGCGCGACCGTGGCCGAGGGCGACCAGGTCGTCGTGCTCGAGGCCATGAAGATGGAGCAGCCCATCAAGGCCCACAAGGCCGGTGTGGTCACCGGGCTGAAGGCCGCCGTGGGCGAGACCGTCAACAACGGTGGCGTGATCTGCGAGATCAAGGACGCACCCGCCGAGTGA
- a CDS encoding PfkB family carbohydrate kinase — protein MQSVQQPRIIHTAQALVDEVFHVPALPELGGNVMACSAAQYAGGAVTTLVAARRQGAQAVHAGSIGTGWRGDLVREALAAAGVVASAPTVEDADTGTCVVLVDNEAERTFITTQGAERVITAASLATAAPVPGDVVCVSGYTLLDPTRQPLLDFLAALPEGVDVCVDPGAVFAGLAERDRRAVVAATTQWTSNLAEARALTGEHHPSMGGAAAAVAAHLIDASAPVEAVVVRDGEKGCAVVAVEGGRAGEPVDVPGFPQEAVDTNGAGDTHCGAMVAERLRGVDWVTACRRGNAASAITVTRPGPDTAPDRAETDAFLDAQE, from the coding sequence ATGCAGAGCGTCCAGCAGCCCCGCATCATCCACACCGCTCAGGCGCTGGTGGACGAGGTCTTCCACGTCCCCGCCCTGCCCGAGCTCGGCGGCAACGTCATGGCGTGCTCGGCGGCGCAGTACGCCGGGGGAGCCGTGACCACCCTGGTGGCCGCCCGCCGGCAGGGGGCCCAGGCGGTGCACGCCGGCTCGATCGGCACCGGCTGGCGGGGTGACCTGGTGCGCGAGGCGCTCGCGGCCGCAGGGGTGGTGGCCAGCGCCCCGACTGTCGAGGACGCGGACACCGGCACCTGCGTGGTGCTGGTCGACAACGAGGCCGAGCGCACCTTCATCACCACCCAGGGGGCGGAACGCGTCATCACCGCAGCCTCGCTGGCTACTGCTGCGCCGGTGCCCGGGGACGTCGTCTGCGTCTCGGGCTACACCCTGTTGGACCCCACGCGGCAGCCGCTGCTCGACTTCCTCGCCGCCCTGCCTGAGGGGGTCGACGTGTGCGTGGACCCCGGTGCCGTCTTCGCGGGGCTGGCCGAGCGGGACCGGCGCGCCGTGGTGGCGGCGACCACCCAGTGGACCTCCAACCTCGCCGAGGCCCGTGCCCTGACCGGTGAGCACCACCCCTCGATGGGGGGGGCGGCCGCCGCGGTGGCCGCCCACCTCATCGATGCCTCAGCGCCCGTCGAGGCGGTCGTCGTCCGCGACGGGGAGAAGGGGTGTGCGGTCGTCGCCGTCGAGGGCGGGCGAGCCGGCGAGCCGGTGGATGTCCCCGGCTTCCCGCAGGAGGCGGTGGACACCAACGGGGCCGGGGACACCCATTGCGGGGCGATGGTCGCCGAGCGGCTCCGAGGGGTGGACTGGGTGACGGCCTGCCGGCGGGGCAACGCCGCATCGGCCATCACGGTGACGCGACCCGGGCCGGACACGGCCCCCGACCGCGCGGAGACCGACGCCTTCCTCGACGCGCAGGAGTGA
- a CDS encoding acyl-CoA dehydrogenase family protein, with the protein MFELTKDHEDFRQVVRQFAETEVAPHVEKWDAESYFPTELIPKMGELGLFGLVVPEEYGGAGMAEEGAFTYLCLAIEELGRVDQSIGITLSAGVGLGINPILTYGNDEQKQKWLPDLVAGNALAGFGLTEPDAGSDASGTRTKASLENGEWVVNGAKSFITNSGTDITSCVTVTARTGTRENGKPEISAIIVPSGTPGFTVEPAYRKLGWHISDTHGLTFENCRVPESNLLGGVGEGYKQFLKTLDDGRIAISALAVGLAQACLEQTTQYAKTRTAFGKPIGAYQGVSFQIADLQVMVEAARVLTYKAAWLKDEQEAGRRSMQEVKKAASIAKLYSTEAAVTATRIATQVFGGNGFMEEYPVARFYRDAKILEIGEGTSEVQRMLIARGLGLEG; encoded by the coding sequence ATGTTCGAGCTGACCAAGGACCACGAGGACTTCCGCCAGGTCGTCCGCCAGTTCGCCGAGACGGAGGTGGCCCCGCACGTGGAGAAGTGGGACGCGGAGTCCTACTTCCCGACCGAGCTGATCCCCAAGATGGGCGAGCTGGGCCTGTTCGGGCTCGTCGTCCCGGAGGAGTACGGCGGCGCCGGCATGGCCGAGGAGGGTGCGTTCACGTACCTGTGCCTGGCCATCGAGGAGCTGGGCCGGGTGGACCAGTCCATCGGTATCACGCTCTCGGCCGGGGTGGGCCTGGGCATCAACCCGATCCTTACCTATGGCAACGACGAGCAGAAGCAGAAGTGGCTGCCCGACCTGGTGGCCGGCAACGCGCTGGCCGGCTTCGGCCTCACCGAGCCCGATGCGGGGTCGGACGCCAGCGGCACCCGCACCAAGGCCAGCCTCGAGAACGGCGAGTGGGTCGTCAACGGCGCCAAGTCGTTCATCACCAACTCGGGCACGGACATCACCAGCTGCGTCACGGTCACCGCGCGCACCGGCACCCGGGAGAACGGCAAGCCGGAGATCAGTGCCATCATCGTGCCCTCGGGCACCCCCGGGTTCACGGTCGAGCCGGCATACCGCAAGCTCGGCTGGCACATCTCGGACACGCACGGCCTGACCTTCGAGAACTGCCGCGTGCCCGAGTCCAACCTGCTCGGCGGCGTCGGCGAGGGCTACAAGCAGTTCCTCAAGACCCTCGACGACGGCCGCATCGCCATCTCGGCGCTCGCCGTCGGCCTGGCGCAGGCGTGCCTGGAGCAGACCACGCAGTACGCCAAGACCCGCACCGCCTTCGGCAAGCCGATCGGCGCCTACCAGGGCGTCTCCTTCCAGATCGCCGACCTGCAGGTGATGGTCGAGGCCGCCCGCGTGCTCACCTACAAGGCCGCGTGGCTGAAGGACGAGCAGGAGGCCGGCCGTCGCTCGATGCAGGAGGTCAAGAAGGCCGCCTCCATCGCCAAGCTCTACTCCACCGAGGCCGCCGTGACGGCCACCCGCATCGCCACCCAGGTCTTCGGTGGCAACGGGTTCATGGAGGAGTACCCGGTGGCCCGCTTCTACCGCGATGCCAAGATCCTGGAGATCGGCGAGGGCACCTCCGAGGTGCAGCGCATGCTCATCGCCCGCGGCCTGGGCCTGGAGGGCTGA
- a CDS encoding acyl-CoA carboxylase subunit beta, translating to MTTTTTAGETPGVQPFADATPGGDEKVADVRRRLNEAHAASAAPTEKGAAKLEKQNKLYVRDRIALLFDEGSFVEDARYANATAEGLPADGVVTGRGTVDGRPAIVIANDPTVKAGSWGARTVEKIVRATEAALREELPVFWFVDSAGARITDQVELFPGRRGAGRIFHNQVALSGKVPQICCLFGPSAAGGAYIPSFTDVVIMVEGNASMYLGSPRMAEMVVGEKVTLDEMGGARMHCTVSGVGDILVQDDSEAIETAKMYFSYVPQNWQTPLEPYVAEEPAEPLTRTTVPEVESLPFDIHEVVDGLVDDDSFFEIKELFAPELVIGFARMDGRTVGVVANNSAAKGGVLFTDSADKASRFIWLCDAYSIPLLYLVDVPGFMIGSEVERGGIIRHGAKMVSAVSSATVPQFCIIVRKAYGAGLYAMGGPGFAPDATLALPTGRIAVMGPEAAVNAVYANKIAEIEAEQGTEARDAFVQEMREEYVKDVDLERLASDLVIDGIIEADALRDELLKRLEFARNRERVFSTRRRDIPPV from the coding sequence ATGACGACCACCACCACCGCAGGCGAGACCCCCGGGGTGCAGCCCTTCGCCGACGCGACCCCCGGCGGGGACGAGAAGGTCGCCGACGTCCGGCGCCGTCTCAACGAGGCCCACGCCGCCTCCGCGGCCCCCACCGAGAAGGGCGCGGCCAAGCTCGAGAAGCAGAACAAGCTCTACGTGCGCGACCGCATCGCGCTGCTCTTCGACGAGGGCTCCTTCGTCGAGGACGCCCGCTACGCCAACGCCACCGCCGAGGGCCTCCCGGCCGACGGCGTGGTCACCGGGCGGGGCACGGTCGACGGCCGCCCGGCCATCGTCATCGCCAACGACCCGACCGTGAAGGCCGGGTCCTGGGGTGCGCGCACCGTGGAGAAGATCGTGCGGGCCACCGAGGCGGCGCTCCGCGAGGAGCTGCCGGTCTTCTGGTTCGTCGACTCCGCCGGTGCCCGGATCACCGACCAGGTCGAGCTCTTCCCGGGCCGTCGCGGCGCCGGGCGGATCTTCCACAACCAGGTGGCGCTCTCGGGCAAGGTGCCGCAGATCTGCTGCCTGTTCGGCCCGTCGGCGGCCGGTGGTGCGTACATCCCCAGCTTCACCGACGTGGTGATCATGGTGGAGGGCAACGCCTCGATGTACCTGGGCAGCCCCCGCATGGCGGAGATGGTGGTGGGCGAGAAGGTCACCCTCGACGAGATGGGCGGCGCACGCATGCACTGCACCGTCTCCGGCGTGGGTGACATCCTCGTGCAGGACGACAGCGAGGCCATCGAGACGGCCAAGATGTACTTCTCCTACGTGCCGCAGAACTGGCAGACGCCGCTGGAGCCGTACGTCGCCGAGGAGCCGGCCGAGCCGCTGACGCGCACCACGGTGCCGGAGGTGGAGAGCCTGCCCTTCGACATCCACGAGGTGGTCGACGGCCTGGTGGACGATGACTCGTTCTTCGAGATCAAGGAGCTCTTCGCCCCGGAGCTGGTCATCGGGTTCGCCCGTATGGACGGCCGGACGGTCGGAGTGGTCGCGAACAACTCCGCGGCCAAGGGCGGCGTGCTGTTCACCGACTCCGCAGACAAGGCCTCGCGGTTCATCTGGCTGTGCGACGCCTACTCCATCCCGCTGCTGTACCTGGTGGACGTGCCGGGCTTCATGATCGGCTCCGAGGTGGAGCGCGGTGGGATCATCCGCCACGGCGCCAAGATGGTCTCGGCCGTCTCGAGCGCGACGGTGCCGCAGTTCTGCATCATCGTCCGCAAGGCCTACGGCGCGGGCCTGTACGCGATGGGGGGACCAGGCTTCGCGCCCGACGCCACCCTCGCCCTGCCCACCGGCCGCATCGCGGTGATGGGGCCGGAGGCCGCCGTGAACGCGGTGTACGCCAACAAGATCGCCGAGATCGAGGCCGAGCAGGGCACGGAGGCGCGCGACGCGTTCGTGCAGGAGATGCGCGAGGAGTACGTCAAGGACGTGGACCTCGAGCGCCTGGCCAGCGACCTGGTGATCGACGGCATCATCGAGGCCGACGCGCTGCGCGACGAGTTGCTCAAGCGCCTGGAGTTCGCACGGAACCGCGAGCGGGTGTTCTCCACCCGCCGCCGGGACATCCCGCCGGTCTGA
- a CDS encoding siderophore-interacting protein gives MTVTAPSGRPARPVRTVEVVSTEWLTPEMVRVWFAGEGVGALGELEHTDHYVKFLFPPAGAPYAHPVHPDAVQAEHPRELWPITRTYTIREVRDGRMAVDLVVHGDEGLAGPWAASVQPGERVSFRGPGGAWGPTPGAHHLLAGDESAIPAVAAAMERVVAQGATAQVFVEVSGAESVPDLPQGDGIELVVVPRDGAGHGHALAHAVREQGALPQGVRVFVHGVAEMVKELRRYLFVEQGLAKEAVSISGYWRTGCTEDQWQAGKRDFMAQVEAEEAAVSSR, from the coding sequence ATGACTGTCACCGCCCCGTCCGGCCGTCCGGCCCGTCCCGTCCGCACCGTCGAGGTCGTCTCCACCGAGTGGCTCACCCCGGAGATGGTGCGGGTGTGGTTCGCCGGTGAGGGCGTCGGCGCGCTGGGCGAGCTCGAGCACACCGACCACTACGTGAAGTTCCTCTTCCCGCCGGCCGGGGCGCCGTACGCCCACCCGGTGCACCCCGATGCCGTGCAGGCCGAGCACCCGCGCGAGCTCTGGCCGATCACGCGCACCTACACGATCCGGGAGGTCCGGGACGGCCGGATGGCGGTCGACTTGGTCGTCCACGGTGACGAGGGCCTGGCCGGTCCGTGGGCCGCGTCGGTGCAGCCGGGGGAGCGCGTCAGCTTCCGTGGTCCGGGCGGCGCCTGGGGGCCGACGCCCGGCGCGCACCACCTGCTCGCCGGGGACGAGTCCGCCATCCCGGCCGTGGCGGCGGCGATGGAGCGGGTGGTGGCCCAGGGGGCGACCGCCCAGGTCTTCGTGGAGGTCTCGGGTGCGGAGTCGGTCCCCGACCTGCCGCAGGGCGACGGCATCGAGCTGGTGGTGGTGCCCCGTGACGGCGCCGGCCACGGGCACGCCCTCGCCCACGCGGTCCGGGAGCAGGGCGCCCTGCCCCAGGGCGTGCGGGTGTTCGTGCACGGCGTGGCCGAGATGGTCAAGGAGCTGCGCCGGTACCTGTTCGTGGAGCAGGGCCTGGCCAAGGAGGCGGTGTCCATCTCCGGGTACTGGCGCACCGGGTGCACCGAGGACCAGTGGCAGGCCGGCAAGCGCGATTTCATGGCCCAGGTGGAGGCCGAGGAGGCAGCCGTCTCCTCGCGGTGA
- a CDS encoding Maf family protein, producing the protein MSAAQHERPGHRLVLASQSPSRFALLGAAGIEPRVHVSGVDEGAELARAQEAAGQAFSPDEVALVLARAKCEAAASELAEDATAEVVIGCDSVLELDGDVHGKPGTPEVAAERWRSMRGRTGTLHTGHWLIDLRDTDPEGEGGSGATLGAVASTDLTFAEVTDAEIEAYVATGEPLGVAGAFTLEGHGAPFITRVEGDPSAVQGLSLSLLRELLAAAGIGIHELWG; encoded by the coding sequence GTGAGCGCCGCGCAGCACGAACGCCCCGGCCACCGGCTGGTGCTGGCCAGCCAGTCCCCCTCCCGCTTCGCGCTGTTGGGCGCGGCCGGCATCGAGCCCCGCGTGCACGTCTCCGGGGTGGACGAGGGGGCCGAGCTCGCCCGCGCCCAGGAGGCGGCCGGGCAGGCCTTCAGCCCCGATGAGGTGGCGCTGGTGCTCGCGCGCGCCAAGTGCGAGGCCGCGGCATCGGAGCTGGCCGAGGACGCCACCGCCGAGGTCGTCATCGGCTGCGACTCGGTGCTCGAGCTCGACGGGGACGTGCACGGCAAGCCCGGCACCCCCGAGGTGGCCGCGGAGCGCTGGCGCTCGATGCGGGGGCGCACCGGCACGCTGCACACGGGCCACTGGCTGATCGACCTGCGCGACACCGACCCCGAGGGCGAGGGCGGCTCCGGTGCGACGCTGGGCGCGGTGGCCTCCACCGACCTGACCTTCGCCGAGGTCACCGACGCCGAGATCGAGGCCTACGTCGCCACCGGGGAGCCGTTGGGTGTCGCCGGGGCGTTCACCCTCGAGGGCCACGGGGCGCCGTTCATCACCCGTGTCGAGGGCGACCCCAGTGCGGTGCAGGGGCTGTCGCTCTCGCTGCTGCGCGAGCTGTTGGCCGCGGCCGGCATCGGCATCCACGAGCTCTGGGGCTGA
- a CDS encoding cupin domain-containing protein, which yields MSPSAPTSEQSPVVTSVVSDHPIEPGKVRAATLVDDDAVRTVCFAIDAGEGLTEHKAPHRIVITVVAGAMEFTVGDETHAMVPGDVVNLAASVPHAVAATEPCHFLLTMVKSV from the coding sequence ATGAGCCCATCCGCCCCCACGTCCGAGCAGTCCCCCGTCGTCACATCCGTCGTGTCCGATCACCCCATCGAGCCCGGGAAGGTCCGCGCCGCCACCCTGGTGGACGACGACGCGGTGCGCACCGTGTGCTTCGCGATCGACGCCGGGGAAGGACTGACCGAGCACAAGGCGCCCCACCGCATCGTCATCACCGTCGTCGCCGGGGCGATGGAGTTCACCGTCGGCGACGAGACGCACGCGATGGTGCCCGGCGACGTGGTGAACCTCGCCGCCTCGGTGCCGCACGCCGTGGCCGCCACCGAGCCCTGCCACTTCCTGCTCACGATGGTGAAGTCCGTGTGA
- a CDS encoding Maf family protein: MTQPPQGPATHDADEASTEHPVHDASTDGVPPGQHLVLASQSASRLALLQAAGIEPRVHASGVDEDAALARAEELIGASLAPDEVALTLARAKCEAVAGTAGPFTAHLLLELTEEPGVPHERHEPAAGAPSTAGSGHPGHAGSAAGAGCSVVAHYVVDGPLGLGRLLTQLAGPAIAADLRRAARLATGCR; this comes from the coding sequence ATGACGCAGCCGCCACAGGGCCCCGCCACCCACGACGCCGACGAGGCGAGCACCGAGCACCCCGTCCACGACGCATCGACGGATGGGGTGCCGCCGGGGCAGCACCTCGTGCTGGCGAGCCAGTCGGCTTCCCGCCTGGCCCTGCTGCAGGCTGCCGGCATCGAGCCGCGGGTCCACGCCTCCGGGGTGGACGAGGACGCGGCCCTGGCCCGGGCGGAGGAGCTGATCGGCGCATCGCTGGCCCCCGACGAGGTGGCCCTCACGCTGGCGCGTGCCAAGTGCGAGGCCGTGGCCGGGACAGCCGGGCCGTTCACCGCGCACCTCCTGCTGGAGCTCACCGAGGAGCCTGGTGTGCCCCACGAACGTCACGAGCCCGCGGCCGGAGCCCCCTCGACGGCCGGCTCCGGCCACCCGGGCCACGCGGGCAGCGCGGCCGGCGCCGGCTGCTCGGTGGTCGCGCACTACGTGGTCGACGGGCCGCTGGGCCTCGGGCGCCTGTTGACGCAGCTGGCCGGCCCGGCCATCGCCGCCGACCTGCGCCGGGCTGCGCGACTGGCCACCGGCTGCCGGTGA